In a genomic window of beta proteobacterium MWH-UniP1:
- a CDS encoding TRAP transporter small permease subunit, with translation MVNSSLARFSKTLDQVAIWSGELVSWMIVPMVLSLTYEVIARYAFGAPTLWAYDMTFMLYGSFFMLGAAYTLQRKGHIRTDSFYGSWRPRTKGIVDTICYIGFFFPFVYIFMVTGFEYFWKAFETNEKFVSSPWMPVTWPFKLSMPLMGLLLAIQGVSELAKSIYAARYNHWPDEEIRHES, from the coding sequence ATGGTTAATTCTTCTCTTGCGCGGTTTAGCAAGACACTCGATCAGGTGGCCATCTGGTCCGGGGAGTTGGTGTCTTGGATGATCGTGCCAATGGTGTTAAGCCTTACTTACGAGGTCATCGCACGGTATGCCTTTGGTGCGCCGACCCTGTGGGCCTATGACATGACATTCATGCTTTACGGTTCGTTTTTTATGTTAGGTGCAGCCTACACGTTGCAACGTAAAGGCCATATTCGTACCGACTCTTTTTATGGGTCATGGCGCCCACGCACCAAAGGGATCGTTGACACAATTTGCTATATCGGTTTCTTTTTCCCTTTTGTCTACATTTTCATGGTGACAGGCTTTGAATACTTCTGGAAGGCCTTTGAAACCAACGAGAAATTTGTATCTAGCCCATGGATGCCGGTCACCTGGCCATTTAAGTTGTCAATGCCTTTGATGGGGCTGTTGCTGGCGATACAAGGCGTATCAGAGCTAGCAAAGAGCATATACGCCGCCCGCTATAACCATTGGCCTGACGAGGAGATTCGCCATGAGTCATGA
- a CDS encoding M81 family metallopeptidase — MKVLVARLNHETNTFSPVITDRESFEPKLGRAAREEQVVGNTAMTAFLRYAESLPNVRVVTPLSAMANPSGSVLVDAYEWLCDQILSEASDTDLFLLDLHGAMVVEGGRDGEGELLARIRQAAPQAKIYVALDLHANVTQLMVDNVDAMLSFKTYPHVDMQETGAHLVRIAESDLNGKTRSITAWRQLPLLSHTLHSNTQEGAMQRAVEAAKRAEQTPGVLAVSILAGFSLADFADAGVSVVVVADGDAALAQQVANEIGDQIWSDREGFVYRSAALKDSLQEAKQLSEGSAGKPILLLDHSDNVMSGGTCDTLDVLSAALRAGLESITVGPVCDPAAVAQAISAGLGAELELALGNRFPRPIPELSPSPLMLRGRVVHISDGTFKVRGPIYTGATFCMGRSVAFDIGTAIIVVTEKRMEPLDIGIFECVGIDCTQYRYILLKSRMYCRPVFGPLCAAMVECDSDIGGPTSSDYRFFRFEKLRQPIFPLNH; from the coding sequence ATGAAGGTACTGGTCGCCCGACTTAATCACGAGACCAACACCTTTTCCCCGGTAATCACCGATCGGGAGAGCTTTGAGCCAAAGCTTGGCCGTGCGGCTAGAGAAGAGCAGGTGGTTGGCAATACCGCGATGACTGCTTTTCTTCGGTATGCCGAGTCGCTGCCGAATGTACGCGTAGTGACCCCTTTATCGGCGATGGCCAATCCGAGTGGGTCAGTGCTGGTGGACGCTTATGAGTGGCTTTGTGATCAGATCCTGAGCGAGGCTAGCGATACGGATCTTTTCTTGCTGGATCTGCACGGCGCCATGGTGGTTGAGGGTGGTCGTGATGGCGAAGGCGAATTATTGGCTCGAATTCGGCAGGCGGCACCACAGGCAAAGATCTATGTGGCCCTGGACCTGCACGCCAATGTGACCCAGCTCATGGTTGACAATGTAGACGCCATGTTAAGTTTTAAGACGTATCCCCATGTGGATATGCAAGAGACTGGTGCACATCTGGTACGAATAGCGGAAAGCGATCTTAACGGCAAGACACGTTCCATCACCGCATGGCGCCAATTGCCATTGCTATCGCACACGCTGCACAGCAATACCCAAGAGGGTGCCATGCAGCGGGCGGTCGAGGCTGCCAAACGTGCCGAGCAGACACCGGGAGTTCTTGCGGTGTCGATTCTGGCTGGCTTTTCGTTGGCGGACTTTGCCGATGCTGGCGTGTCGGTCGTGGTGGTGGCGGATGGTGATGCGGCCTTGGCCCAGCAGGTGGCCAATGAGATTGGCGATCAGATCTGGTCGGATCGCGAGGGCTTTGTCTATCGGAGTGCAGCGCTAAAGGATTCTCTTCAGGAAGCCAAGCAGTTGTCTGAGGGTTCTGCAGGCAAACCCATTTTGCTCTTGGATCATAGCGATAACGTCATGTCGGGCGGCACCTGTGACACGCTAGATGTTTTGTCCGCCGCTCTGCGTGCGGGTCTTGAATCGATCACGGTTGGCCCCGTCTGTGATCCAGCTGCAGTAGCCCAGGCGATTTCAGCTGGCCTGGGCGCAGAACTTGAATTGGCGCTGGGCAATCGCTTCCCGCGCCCCATCCCTGAATTGAGTCCTAGCCCATTAATGCTTCGTGGCCGGGTAGTTCATATTAGTGACGGCACTTTTAAGGTTCGCGGCCCAATCTACACGGGTGCGACATTTTGCATGGGCCGCTCAGTTGCGTTTGATATTGGTACAGCCATCATTGTCGTGACCGAGAAGCGGATGGAGCCACTGGATATTGGGATCTTTGAGTGTGTCGGTATCGACTGCACCCAATATCGGTACATCTTGCTAAAGTCCAGAATGTACTGCCGGCCGGTCTTCGGTCCACTTTGTGCCGCCATGGTGGAATGTGATTCCGATATCGGAGGCCCCACCTCTTCGGATTACAGATTCTTCCGGTTCGAAAAATTGCGGCAGCCGATTTTTCCGCTAAATCACTGA
- a CDS encoding amidase, with the protein MSNLIRVSATQAATEIAQQRLKPSALVAAYLERIDAREPQVGAFDHVARDTAMALAKQFDQQAPSGLLFGIPIGVKNLIDTKDMVTTYGSPIYQNHRPAVDAACVVQSKKQGAIVLGKTVTTEFAVFNPGKTANPHNLDHTPGGSSSGSAAAVADRMLPLAFGTQTAASIYRPASFCGVVGYKPSFGTIVRAGAKPLADSLDTIGTLANSVQDAALFAAAAGARHDLVLKSGVTKSTPRIGVCRTYEWAFAQPETQQTLEACAHQLSGSGAKVVKFELPKPFQGLVAAQIDIMTKESAMALSAEYEYSRSMLSTKLIEVIEQGLRVTDARLLEAYAIVDQCRRLLNDIYKDFDALLAPAARGEAPEGLAATGDPIFSRMWTALGNPGVVLPWGKGPNGLPVGVLLAGRYQADYALLEVARWAEQQRGD; encoded by the coding sequence ATGAGTAATCTGATTCGAGTATCCGCAACACAGGCCGCAACGGAAATAGCTCAACAGCGCCTGAAACCCTCAGCATTAGTGGCTGCTTATCTTGAGCGAATTGATGCGCGTGAGCCGCAAGTTGGTGCCTTTGATCACGTGGCACGTGACACAGCGATGGCCTTGGCAAAGCAATTTGATCAGCAAGCGCCGAGCGGACTGCTCTTTGGTATTCCGATTGGTGTGAAGAATCTAATCGACACCAAAGATATGGTGACGACCTATGGCTCGCCGATTTACCAGAACCATCGTCCTGCAGTAGATGCGGCCTGTGTGGTGCAGTCGAAAAAACAGGGTGCAATCGTCTTGGGTAAAACCGTGACCACTGAATTTGCGGTCTTCAATCCCGGTAAGACCGCAAACCCCCACAATCTCGACCATACGCCCGGCGGGTCATCGAGCGGATCGGCTGCGGCAGTGGCCGATCGTATGTTGCCCCTGGCTTTTGGCACCCAGACCGCGGCATCGATTTATCGGCCGGCATCGTTTTGTGGTGTGGTGGGCTACAAGCCAAGCTTTGGCACGATTGTCCGTGCAGGCGCAAAGCCACTTGCAGACTCACTCGACACCATCGGTACGCTTGCGAATTCAGTACAAGACGCCGCTTTATTTGCTGCAGCGGCTGGCGCCCGTCACGACTTGGTGCTTAAAAGTGGTGTGACCAAGAGTACGCCACGTATTGGTGTATGCCGAACCTATGAATGGGCTTTTGCGCAACCTGAGACGCAGCAGACGCTCGAAGCCTGCGCACATCAGTTAAGTGGTTCGGGTGCGAAGGTGGTGAAGTTTGAGCTTCCCAAGCCATTTCAGGGCTTGGTGGCCGCCCAGATCGATATCATGACCAAAGAGTCTGCCATGGCGTTGAGCGCTGAATATGAGTACAGTCGTTCCATGCTGTCGACCAAACTGATCGAAGTGATTGAGCAGGGCCTGCGTGTGACCGATGCTCGATTGTTGGAGGCTTATGCGATCGTGGATCAATGCCGCCGTTTACTTAACGACATTTACAAAGATTTTGACGCGCTGTTGGCGCCTGCCGCCCGGGGCGAAGCGCCGGAAGGCTTGGCTGCAACTGGTGATCCAATTTTCAGCCGTATGTGGACGGCTTTAGGCAATCCTGGCGTGGTGTTGCCCTGGGGTAAAGGGCCCAATGGCCTGCCAGTGGGCGTGTTGTTGGCCGGCCGTTATCAGGCAGACTACGCATTATTGGAAGTGGCCCGTTGGGCCGAGCAACAACGGGGAGACTAA
- a CDS encoding TRAP transporter substrate-binding protein: MYKLVKKVVAAASVVAMSLLATSAYAQQTYRMKIQTGVPTASIYFDLMKKFGQRVEKMSNGRIKMEILPDGAVVGAFGILDAVDKGVVDGGFAWTHYWSGKNSAAALFSNPAAGAGTGMDQLSHMAWLSEGGGNALYKKLYTEGLKVNIEPFMIQPMGPDPFGWFKQPIKSIDDMRKMKYRSPPGLTGEIFKEMGITAVAMPGGEIVPAAQRGVIDAAEWIGPADDMILGFHNVFKHYYLQGLHQSTDVGELLINKTFWNKLPADLKAVVEGAVLASQAETYTYNVYRNATALDKLKRDHKVTVHDTPKEFYPAFIKATNTVYDREAAKNPLFKEVLESQRKFAKVVVPYWTKINGLYYNIGNDSPNKQ; this comes from the coding sequence ATGTACAAACTAGTGAAGAAAGTAGTGGCGGCAGCTTCTGTGGTCGCCATGAGCTTGTTAGCGACATCGGCTTACGCTCAGCAGACCTACCGCATGAAAATACAGACAGGTGTGCCAACGGCGAGTATTTATTTTGATCTGATGAAGAAGTTTGGTCAGCGGGTTGAAAAGATGTCGAATGGGCGCATCAAAATGGAAATTCTTCCAGATGGTGCAGTTGTCGGTGCCTTTGGAATTCTAGATGCGGTAGATAAAGGTGTGGTGGATGGTGGATTTGCATGGACCCACTACTGGTCCGGCAAGAACTCGGCAGCGGCACTCTTTTCCAATCCAGCTGCTGGTGCTGGTACGGGTATGGACCAACTCTCGCACATGGCCTGGCTGAGCGAGGGCGGCGGTAACGCATTGTATAAAAAACTTTATACCGAGGGTCTAAAAGTCAACATCGAGCCTTTCATGATTCAGCCAATGGGCCCTGATCCATTTGGTTGGTTCAAGCAGCCCATTAAATCAATTGATGACATGAGGAAGATGAAGTACCGCTCACCACCTGGATTGACCGGTGAAATCTTCAAAGAGATGGGCATTACAGCCGTTGCGATGCCAGGCGGAGAGATCGTGCCTGCTGCCCAGCGCGGCGTGATTGATGCTGCGGAGTGGATCGGTCCCGCTGACGACATGATTCTTGGTTTTCACAATGTCTTTAAGCACTACTATCTTCAGGGTCTGCATCAGTCGACAGATGTGGGTGAGTTGCTGATTAACAAGACATTCTGGAATAAGCTGCCCGCTGATTTGAAAGCAGTGGTAGAGGGCGCTGTCTTGGCAAGCCAGGCAGAGACCTACACCTACAACGTCTATCGCAATGCGACTGCTTTAGATAAGTTGAAGCGGGATCACAAGGTAACCGTTCACGACACACCCAAAGAGTTCTATCCGGCCTTTATCAAAGCGACCAACACCGTCTATGACCGCGAGGCTGCGAAGAATCCTTTGTTTAAAGAAGTTCTTGAGTCGCAGCGTAAGTTTGCAAAAGTTGTAGTTCCTTATTGGACCAAGATTAATGGTCTCTACTACAACATTGGTAACGATTCGCCCAATAAGCAGTAA
- a CDS encoding SirB2 family protein, with protein sequence MLYFWLYKIHITSVILSVSLFVARGLGVQLKQAWPMQAMWRRLSVLIDVVLLSAGSGLWWAVSHNPLNEPWLALKLFLVVVYIVLGSFALKRAKTLNQKRIFFAMALITIFWVAAIALSRDPLFGL encoded by the coding sequence ATGCTTTATTTCTGGCTCTACAAAATTCACATCACCAGCGTGATTCTCAGCGTGTCTCTCTTTGTCGCGCGTGGATTAGGCGTGCAACTAAAGCAAGCATGGCCTATGCAGGCCATGTGGCGGCGTTTAAGTGTTCTGATTGATGTGGTGTTGCTAAGTGCAGGTAGCGGCCTGTGGTGGGCGGTCTCGCACAACCCGCTGAATGAGCCGTGGCTCGCGTTAAAGCTGTTCTTGGTGGTGGTGTATATCGTGCTGGGCTCTTTCGCTTTGAAGCGGGCAAAAACACTAAATCAAAAGCGAATCTTTTTTGCCATGGCCTTAATCACGATTTTCTGGGTTGCGGCAATCGCACTCAGCCGCGATCCACTATTCGGACTCTAA
- a CDS encoding IclR family transcriptional regulator, translating into MEQFVPILERAQGNKVERSVPKIKKNLVKRITPSRRTATKAVVHQSPESEFQQDSRQQSTARRSLDVLKFIARASSPVALADIADGLQLPKTTVHRLCLQLTAQQFLTQSVNAKGFGVGRELRTLALNTLNNDTLRSLRHQALAQLVGEVGETCNLTILDGTEVLYLDRVEARWPLRLTLEIGSRVPLHCTASGKLFLSQLDTGDRKKILDHLKLEKFTANTITNKEKLEKVITDIQRKDFSIDAEEFIPGLIALAVPIKNEDNKVIAALAVHAPTSRVPLSRIMEWLPPLKKTAKKLTSLL; encoded by the coding sequence ATGGAACAATTTGTTCCAATTTTAGAAAGAGCCCAAGGAAATAAAGTGGAACGCAGCGTACCGAAAATCAAGAAAAATCTAGTAAAGCGAATTACCCCTTCTCGACGCACCGCAACAAAAGCCGTAGTGCACCAATCCCCTGAGAGTGAATTTCAGCAAGATTCGCGGCAGCAGAGCACAGCTCGCCGAAGCCTGGATGTATTGAAATTTATAGCGCGCGCATCAAGTCCAGTTGCGCTCGCAGATATTGCAGATGGCCTGCAATTGCCAAAGACGACCGTCCATCGTCTCTGCCTGCAACTTACTGCTCAGCAGTTTCTGACCCAAAGCGTGAACGCCAAAGGTTTTGGTGTGGGGCGCGAACTTCGAACGCTCGCGCTCAACACACTGAACAACGACACCTTGAGAAGCCTAAGGCACCAGGCACTTGCCCAACTGGTTGGCGAGGTGGGAGAGACCTGTAACTTAACAATCTTGGATGGCACTGAAGTCTTGTATCTCGACCGTGTTGAGGCACGATGGCCACTTCGATTGACCTTGGAGATCGGATCCCGGGTGCCCCTACATTGCACCGCGAGCGGAAAGTTATTCTTATCTCAGCTTGATACGGGTGATAGAAAAAAAATCTTGGATCACCTGAAATTAGAGAAATTTACTGCTAACACTATTACGAATAAAGAAAAACTTGAAAAAGTAATCACTGATATTCAGCGCAAAGATTTCTCAATTGATGCAGAGGAATTTATCCCCGGCCTCATCGCTCTGGCGGTCCCAATAAAAAACGAGGATAACAAGGTCATTGCGGCGCTTGCGGTTCACGCGCCAACGTCTCGTGTCCCCCTTTCTCGCATCATGGAGTGGCTGCCGCCCCTGAAAAAAACCGCCAAAAAGTTGACTTCCTTGCTCTGA
- a CDS encoding choline dehydrogenase has translation MVVFDYIVVGAGSSGCALAARLSEDPRARVLLLEAGPSDDSIWIHLPIGYGKTMWSKKYNWCLHTDPDPNMNNRQIYWPRGKTLGGSSSINGLIYIRGQREDFDHWAALGNKGWGYQDLLPYFIRSESNQRGASEFHGGSGPLKVSDIGAEHELIEAFIRGANARGIPRNDDFNGAKQEGVGYYQLTTSKGLRCSSAVAYLKPAKHRSNLTILTEAQTTGLVMEGRRVVGVRYQRNGVLETARADQEVILSAGAIHSPQILMLSGIGPAAHLSSLGIPVVVDSPGVGENLQDHLQIRMIYECAKPITTNDQLRSWFGQMKIGLQWLLMRSGPLAVGINQGGCFAKTELVRDGRPDIQFHVATLSADMAGGKVHPFSGFTVSVCQLRPESRGRLRLKSTNPFEAPSMMPNYLATELDRATAVASVRLARSIIKSDAMRPYIKNEHKPGWESQSDDDILNFVRNTGATIFHPSGTCKMGVDGMAVVDDQLRVHGVDHLRVVDCSIMPTLVSGNTNAAAIAIAERAADLIQADRH, from the coding sequence ATGGTGGTTTTTGATTACATAGTGGTGGGGGCGGGTTCCTCGGGCTGCGCCCTGGCAGCTCGACTGTCAGAAGACCCCCGTGCCCGTGTCTTGCTTTTAGAGGCAGGGCCGAGTGATGACTCTATCTGGATTCATCTGCCAATCGGCTATGGGAAAACGATGTGGAGCAAGAAGTACAACTGGTGCCTTCACACCGACCCCGATCCCAACATGAACAACCGCCAGATCTATTGGCCCCGTGGTAAGACCCTGGGCGGCTCCAGTTCAATCAATGGTCTGATTTACATTCGTGGCCAGCGCGAAGATTTTGATCATTGGGCGGCGCTTGGAAATAAGGGATGGGGGTACCAAGACTTGTTGCCGTACTTCATTCGCTCTGAATCGAATCAGCGCGGTGCGAGCGAGTTTCATGGAGGATCAGGGCCCCTTAAAGTGTCGGATATCGGTGCTGAGCACGAGCTTATTGAAGCGTTTATACGTGGCGCGAACGCTCGCGGAATTCCACGAAACGATGATTTCAATGGCGCAAAGCAAGAGGGCGTTGGTTACTACCAGCTCACCACATCCAAGGGCTTACGCTGTAGCTCGGCTGTGGCTTATTTAAAGCCTGCAAAGCACCGTTCAAACCTGACAATCCTTACTGAAGCGCAAACGACTGGCCTGGTGATGGAGGGCAGACGGGTGGTGGGGGTGCGTTATCAGCGCAATGGTGTTTTAGAGACTGCGCGTGCTGATCAAGAAGTAATTCTCTCGGCCGGGGCCATACATTCGCCGCAGATCCTGATGCTTTCAGGAATTGGTCCTGCGGCTCATTTATCTTCACTGGGGATTCCTGTCGTGGTGGATAGCCCGGGTGTGGGCGAGAATCTTCAGGACCACTTGCAGATCCGAATGATTTACGAGTGCGCCAAACCAATCACGACCAACGACCAACTCCGGTCATGGTTTGGTCAGATGAAAATTGGCCTGCAATGGCTTTTGATGAGAAGTGGTCCTTTGGCAGTGGGAATCAATCAGGGGGGGTGCTTTGCCAAAACTGAGCTAGTTCGTGACGGCAGGCCCGATATTCAATTCCATGTGGCAACGCTGTCGGCAGATATGGCCGGTGGTAAGGTCCATCCATTCTCGGGCTTTACCGTGTCTGTGTGTCAGTTACGGCCCGAATCCCGGGGACGTTTGCGACTCAAGTCAACGAATCCGTTTGAAGCACCCTCGATGATGCCGAACTATTTGGCGACTGAATTAGATCGCGCCACGGCCGTTGCCTCGGTGAGGCTGGCACGCTCCATTATTAAGAGTGACGCGATGCGCCCCTATATCAAAAATGAGCACAAACCCGGATGGGAATCGCAATCTGATGATGACATTCTGAACTTTGTTCGGAATACAGGCGCTACTATCTTCCATCCCTCGGGCACCTGCAAGATGGGCGTAGACGGCATGGCCGTTGTTGATGATCAGCTGCGTGTTCATGGTGTTGATCACTTACGTGTCGTGGACTGTTCAATCATGCCAACACTTGTTTCAGGAAATACAAACGCTGCTGCGATCGCAATTGCTGAGCGGGCGGCTGACCTTATTCAGGCAGATCGGCATTAG
- a CDS encoding Zn-dependent hydrolase encodes MLAPVNPKINADRLWKSLMDLAKIGATEKGGVRRLALTALDGQGRDLVVSWFKEAGMSVRVDRVGNIFARRAGKKDLLPVATGSHIDTQPSGGKFDGNYGVLAGLEVVRTLNDLGIETDAPIEVCVWTNEEGSRFTPVMMGSGVWAGVFSAEHVLAQKDIDGKLVEDELKAIGYMGPEVLGPGGKQPGFKAYFESHIEQGPVLEDAKLPIGVVTGALGQRWFDVVVTGMEAHAGPTPMNLRKDALLAASILVQEVNRIALSESPYGRGTVGSMRVSPNSRNVIPGQVVFSVDFRHPDNNGLDRMHALLQQACDRVKAACAVEISLTIVSEFAASAFDAGCVAAVRKAADQHGLSSMEIVSGAAHDAVYVSRVCPTGMIFIPCKDGISHNEIEDALPEHVEAGCNVLLGAMLKMANA; translated from the coding sequence ATGCTGGCACCGGTGAATCCCAAAATTAATGCTGATCGGCTTTGGAAAAGCCTGATGGACCTGGCCAAGATTGGCGCCACCGAAAAAGGGGGTGTCCGTCGATTGGCCTTGACCGCATTAGATGGTCAAGGCCGTGATCTGGTGGTGTCTTGGTTTAAAGAAGCCGGTATGTCAGTCCGCGTGGATCGCGTCGGCAATATTTTTGCCCGGCGTGCTGGCAAAAAAGACCTGCTACCCGTAGCAACCGGTAGCCATATTGATACCCAGCCATCAGGCGGCAAATTTGATGGCAACTATGGCGTATTGGCGGGCCTGGAAGTCGTGCGCACACTCAATGATCTTGGCATTGAAACCGATGCACCGATCGAAGTCTGCGTCTGGACCAATGAAGAGGGTTCTCGCTTCACGCCCGTGATGATGGGTTCTGGCGTCTGGGCGGGCGTTTTTTCTGCGGAGCATGTTCTTGCGCAAAAAGACATCGATGGCAAGCTGGTGGAAGACGAACTCAAGGCTATTGGCTATATGGGCCCAGAAGTGCTTGGCCCCGGTGGCAAGCAGCCCGGGTTCAAGGCCTATTTCGAATCGCACATCGAGCAAGGCCCTGTATTAGAAGACGCCAAGCTGCCGATTGGTGTGGTGACTGGCGCGCTGGGTCAGCGTTGGTTTGATGTGGTGGTGACCGGCATGGAAGCCCACGCGGGGCCTACGCCTATGAATCTTCGCAAAGACGCACTCTTAGCGGCGTCGATACTGGTTCAAGAGGTGAATCGAATTGCGCTTTCAGAGTCGCCTTATGGCCGAGGCACGGTGGGCTCTATGCGGGTGAGCCCAAATTCGCGAAATGTGATTCCAGGTCAGGTTGTTTTCTCGGTTGATTTTCGCCACCCCGATAATAATGGATTGGATCGTATGCATGCGCTCCTACAGCAGGCCTGCGATCGGGTCAAAGCAGCATGCGCCGTTGAGATCAGTCTCACCATCGTCTCGGAGTTTGCGGCAAGTGCCTTTGATGCGGGTTGTGTTGCCGCAGTTCGCAAGGCTGCTGATCAGCATGGCTTGTCTTCCATGGAAATCGTCAGCGGTGCGGCCCATGATGCGGTGTATGTCTCGCGGGTCTGCCCAACCGGCATGATCTTTATTCCGTGCAAAGACGGCATTAGTCACAACGAGATTGAAGATGCCTTGCCCGAGCATGTGGAAGCGGGCTGCAATGTGCTGCTTGGTGCAATGCTGAAGATGGCCAATGCTTGA
- a CDS encoding D-amino acid dehydrogenase, with protein MTNSFVVIGGGITGVTTAYALIKRGYNVTLIERQRYAAMETSFANGGQLSASNAEVWNHWSTVYKGIKWIFKKDAPLLINLKPSWHKLSWFAEFIASIPNYEANTIATAKMAIDARQHLFDWAKEESIDFDLKKEGILHIYRNKAGFDHAGRVSKLLAVGGLARQTVSPAEMKQIEPTLSGTYYGGYYTESDSTGDIHKFTHGLAQAVQRHGVKILFGCEVESLSSDGKQVKLTIRRDGKTESLQFDNVVVCAGIESRNLAAQLGDRLNVYPVKGYSITVNLNDAVSQQGAPNVSLLDDETKLVTSRLGVDRFRVAGTAEFNGKNWNIRADRIKPLIKWVNECFPNVSTRSVVPWAGLRPMMPNMMPRVGMGTKPNVFYNTGHGHLGWTLSAGTAEMLAEIISATSEFENAYAGVPSSNLKTHPA; from the coding sequence ATGACCAATTCATTTGTAGTGATTGGTGGTGGCATCACGGGTGTGACCACCGCCTATGCATTAATTAAACGCGGTTACAACGTCACGCTGATCGAGCGCCAGCGTTATGCGGCAATGGAAACATCCTTTGCCAATGGCGGACAGCTCTCGGCATCAAACGCTGAGGTTTGGAATCACTGGTCCACGGTCTACAAAGGCATCAAGTGGATCTTCAAAAAAGACGCGCCACTGCTGATCAACTTGAAACCCAGCTGGCACAAGCTCTCCTGGTTTGCCGAGTTCATCGCATCCATCCCAAACTACGAAGCCAACACGATCGCTACCGCCAAAATGGCTATCGATGCCCGGCAACACCTCTTTGACTGGGCAAAAGAAGAATCGATTGACTTTGATTTAAAAAAAGAAGGCATCTTGCATATTTATCGCAATAAAGCCGGCTTTGATCACGCAGGGCGGGTGTCAAAACTGCTGGCTGTGGGTGGCCTGGCGCGGCAGACCGTGTCACCAGCGGAGATGAAACAAATCGAGCCCACGCTAAGCGGCACATACTACGGCGGTTATTACACAGAGAGCGATTCCACGGGCGACATTCACAAATTCACCCACGGACTTGCACAAGCAGTCCAACGCCATGGGGTCAAGATTTTGTTTGGCTGCGAAGTAGAAAGCCTTTCTTCGGATGGAAAGCAAGTCAAATTAACTATTCGCAGAGACGGAAAAACCGAATCACTACAATTTGACAATGTTGTGGTGTGCGCGGGAATTGAGAGCCGTAATTTGGCAGCACAACTCGGTGATCGACTCAATGTCTACCCGGTGAAGGGCTATTCCATCACCGTTAACCTAAACGATGCAGTAAGCCAACAAGGGGCCCCCAATGTCAGCCTGCTGGATGATGAGACCAAACTCGTTACCAGCCGGCTTGGCGTTGATCGTTTCCGTGTTGCTGGCACAGCTGAGTTCAATGGCAAAAACTGGAATATTCGTGCAGACCGGATTAAACCGCTCATTAAGTGGGTAAATGAGTGCTTCCCAAATGTCAGCACACGATCAGTTGTACCCTGGGCGGGCCTGCGGCCCATGATGCCCAACATGATGCCCAGAGTCGGCATGGGGACCAAACCTAATGTGTTTTACAACACTGGCCATGGTCACCTGGGCTGGACGCTGTCGGCGGGTACGGCGGAAATGCTTGCTGAGATCATCAGCGCAACATCCGAATTCGAAAACGCATATGCTGGCGTGCCATCGAGTAATTTGAAAACACACCCCGCCTAA